The genomic DNA CTCACTGAATATGGCTTAATTTTTCTATCCTGCAACCAGAGTCTTTGACAACTGGATCTTAGCATCTAGTAATGGTAAAGTTATGCTATCAACCAAGAACAACCACTAACTCTTACAATAAGATAAATCTAAGACTGCAGTTAGGAGTAGTTTCTTGAATTTGTGAAAGCAACTAAATTACAAGCCCTCTTAGTTTATGGAACTTACACAACATGGAATTCAAGTCTTTCTCCTGTTGTATAAGTGTCTGCAAAGGAACTTTACCTTTTGACCCTTTTCTAAACAACAGCTatatcaaaatttttaaaaattaatatttgccATAATTTTGTagtattttgatttaaatttggaTTAAAgcagaaatctttatttttctaaaaataattctaaaacttAATCTCATTGCTACATTGACTGCATTTACATTTACTTCATGATatacatttctttacattttgtttatttactgtgtatatgtgtatattgtggGTCTCCTGAATTTGACATCATGGATTTATATTTAGAACTTAGAACTACTAATTGCAGTACTAaattgaaatacaaaagaaaacaatttagtgAGTTACTTTTAATAATATGAGTTTCCCTTCCCAGTGAACATGCCATTATCTGTATAGTGTGTGTTCTGTATATGGGTGTTGCACATTACTGTGTAGACTAATTTAAAATCGGTATCGTTTACAAGTATTGGGGGTTATGCTAAGCCCTTGGGGTactatgtgtttgtttttttgctaaaGGTATGTAATAGAAATTACAGTGGGCCCATTGTCaccttgttttcatttattcagaGGAAGATGCTTTCATAAATCATTAAACTTTTCATTTGTTAGTAAACAAGCAAAAGTTGATAGGATAGAGCTCCAGTGCTCTATAATGGAAGTTTGTGACTAGATGAtgatacatattatttttaaaccataacgtgttctttgtgtgtttttcagTAATAATTGAGTCTCTGACTAACATACCTCCAGTTAATGAAGATACTGTCATTTTCAAAAGTGATCGACAAGCAGCAGGGAAGGTTTGTTAAAACTCATACAAATCATTGTTTATCATTTTCTAGTTTCTCCTGTTTGTCTTCAGAGTTTATTAATTTACTTTGGCAAGTCACTGAGTTTTAATTCATTCTCACTTCTTCATGTGTGTTGTAAATTGGCTTGCTATCCCTCAGAATTCTTTGCTGCAGGGAGCAATGAATTCAcatgtgaagatttttttcctcagtgtttgtcGGAGACTTTAAAGGCAGAAGTTCTAAACACTGAATGTGGCATTGCTGTTCTCCCTACAGGTACTCAGAGCTGAGTGAGTAGGGTTTCCACAGGGTAGTATTAGCTATcgtttttattttgtaagttacTGACCTTTAAACTTTTCAGATTTTGGTTTCTTGAGGTGGAAGTGCAGAGTGGAATCTTTTAAATGGAAAACGTTTCAGTAACAAATTCAGTGTTGCTCCATGCTCAAGCTAGGGGGTTGTCAATATAGATTTAGTAGCCAGGTCCACTTGACCCCTTTTATCCTCTTGCTGGGTAAGCATCCATGTCCATGCTTAATCTGAAAACCACACACTTTGCTCAGTAAGTAAGGTGATTGTGGACTTTTCAAATTCAAGATTGCAAGTACTAAGCAAGTATGCATTTTCAAATTAAATGTACTGAGTATGTGGATACTTGCTTGAAGACATGAATAAGACCCCGTGGCTCTCTGCAACATGATTTTAGAATTTAGTTTTTCCCAGatgaactttttgtttgtttcaggagGTCAAAGTAAGTTACATTGAGTTAGGAAGAAGGAAATAATCTTGGGCGAACTCACATACCTTTCTCATTTCCCTGCTTTCCccactgttttaattttaaaacagctTAGAAAGGATCAAGTTTTACCAAGTACTGTCACCTTTCATCACCCAACTTAGGTTTAATTTGGCTGGTTAGTTGACCACAACTACTTATGAAGCACTTTGTGGCAGAATCTGTTGGTATTGAGAACTATTTTTACTTGGGGGAAAAGTGATGAAGGGAGGAAGATTTGTGTGTGTAGGATGATGCTGTGCTTTTCCTCCTTTGAAAACTTAGGCTGGATGTTTTTGGTGCCAGTGCACATCTCCATATACTTGGGGAGAAAACAACCCATaggctggaaagagaaaaggagtggGAGAGGCTACATGACTGGGCTGTGGGTAGCTCTCCGTGTCCAGTGTACTATTTCAGAAGAAATCAATTTTGCCTCAGCAAAAACAATGCTTGTTGGTGTCCTCAGGGAAGTGGTAACAGAATGGAGAGGGAATAAGCATGGAAAATTCTTTTAAtctgaaataaaattatgaaaagtgATTGTTTCTCTTAAATGGTTTTTATATCTACCTTGggcaattttaatttaaaaatgcatgctttaattcaatcttttaaaaaatggcatttttatagtgcaaatatttgtgatttttagGCTTATAAGTGAGACTAATAAACTTTGATATGCATTAGGTGAAAGTTAATGCATGGAGACAAGAATTACATCTGGGTGTAAATTTTACTTAGAGAAATTTGTGAACTTAAAAAGGGGAAGGTAAGCCCAGCATTCAACAGTTTGAGCAGATTTGAGATGCTTTTCTCACAGagtaaattttctttgttttaattttccattaGGTGATGTGCAGTTACAAACTTTGCTAAGTTGAGTAGGATGTTAGGGAGGGGTGCAGAGGCCTCACAGGAGACTGTATAAGAAGGTACATTATCCAGAGCCCTGCTGTGTAGAGTTGTTCTTCACAGTTTCACCCCTAAGTGGTGTTCAACCTTGGATCTGTACTCTTGAGGATCCtaaggtttttttaatttttttttttttaatcttactaCATCCTTCTTTTAAATAATCTTGATTAAGTAAATTGCTTAATTTGAACTCAGCCACATTTTCCTGTAATTAAGGTAGGACCATGAACACCTATCAGAGTTGTGCGTGCTTCCTTTCACTTGATATGTAATACTTTTTACTTAAAACTTTATAATGGTTTAATTGTAGCTGTGAACCACAAACATTTCAGATCCTCGGTAAAGGATTACTTAAAATGTGTGTAAGAATTTCAGTGTCGAGGTTTGAGTGTAAACCAAGATTGGTAGCTCACAAAGGGGGAGCATATGTCCACTCATTGTAGCTATAGAGAACAGGCCAGACTGCCTTCTGACTTGCAGCTCTGTGCTAGCTGCTCTGCTTTGCCACCTAAGAAAGGCCAGGGCTTCACCTTACAAAAATGCCACACACATTAACTGACCTTCTGTCTTTTGATTCAGATGCTTGCTTTTGTATTTTCCATCATAGGATTCCAATTTTTGACTGCATTTTGTGTAGCATATAAATCACGAACATCGAGAGAAAAAAGAATCATTATTTGCACCTAGCAAGTACCACCAAAATTATTTGAATTGGCAAGAACCCAAACTtgatattcttttatttgaaagaGAATTGTAATAAAGCTATTGCATTTGTAAAAAGCAAGATAATTTATTGCTGTAAAATAGGATTGccttatttttgtaattatcagtgttttaaaaaatcttgctaccgggctggagagatggctcagaggttaagagcacccactgttcttccagaggtcctgagttcaattcccagcaaccacatggtggctcacaaccatccgttatgagatctggtgccctcttctggtgtgcagatatatatggaagcagaatgttgtatacataatagataaatctttaaaaaaacaatcttGCTACCTTTTCAAATCATAATTGAAAGATACATGTCTTCTGTTTTGTAGATATTTGAGATATTTGGACCTGTTGCCCATCCATTTTATGTATTACGGTTTAATTCTTCAGATCACATTGAGAGTAAAGGAATCAAAATAAAGGATATTATGTATTTTGCTCCGTCAATGAAAGACTTCACTCAGTATatattcacagaaaaactcaaacAGTAAGTGTTTCATTGCTTGGTTTTCATTGTCAGTCATTTAAGAATCTGACCCTTTGGGAGTCagtataacagtagcaaaattacagttatgatgtagccACAAAATCTTGTGATTAGGGGTCATCACAatatggggaactgtattaaatggccgcagcattaggatggttgagaaccactgccatagatGACAGCTTCTTAATGGTGACTTTATTCCAGAGAACTCATTtttctatgaacatatttgagaaCTATTATTTGTCATCAGCATTAACAGGTAggaattatgtatttttatacttTACCCAAATAAGCCACTAGGATCACAGCATTCGAAGAATGTATAAGTCTTTTGAATTCTAGTTTACTGTTCTTTTTTCCTCATCACATACATTATTATCCAAACTACTTCAATGTTAGTGTTACTACATTACAAAAATTATTTGCAATAAAGTTAGAAGTTTAAAGAActcttttttgtttagtttgttttggtttaaggCAGGATGTCATGTATCCCTAGCTGGATTCatattcctgatcctcctgcctccatcttccaagtgtTGAGTTTATAAGTTTgttctaccatgcccagccttatAAAAAATACTAGTCTCAGCTGTACCATGTAGGAAGTTCTCTATACTATTTTTATGTTAAACCAATTTTCTCGACTTcatttacaatttcagaggtaaAAGTTTTGGTCTTCATAAAGGACAAGTCATTTTTAACAATCTAAAATAGAACCATTTGGCCTGAATTATTTTTTCAGCTGTGTGTGGTTAATTTTCCTGCACGAGTAGATGACTGGATAAATGCTTTAAGTGGATACTAAATCATAAAGGTTTTATATTTTAGACAATGCTTAAGCAATGGCCATTTTATTGAAACTTAAGATGGTACCCAGGGTCTGTGCGCCATATGCGCCCATGTGTAGCCTTTAACACATCCTCCAAAACGTTTTCTGAAGATGTTTacaaaatagttaaataaaagCAGCCTTTTAAGTCTTGATTGTCAATTCCGAGAAGAAATAGGAATAAACTAGAGGGGTGAGTGGTGAGGCTTAACTGTAGCACCCTACTGTCCATTCATCTTGTTGTCTCCTTGTACTTCACTGTGTGTCGAACTTGGCAGCTTTTGGAGTAGAGTAGTTCAGCCCTTTGACAGTTCCACCCCGAGCAAGACTAGTTTAGTTAGCTTTCTATCCACTTGGTGTCTTATTGCTTGGTTATTCTTTGACAGATTTAGGTTTCTTGCAGTAGACAAAGTAGCTAAGGTACTTTCCTGATGTCTCGATAAACTCCAGACTAAGGATTTTACACATCATTTCTTGTATTCTTGTACTAAGTATATTAAAAGGGAACACTGGATTTATGTCAGGTGAACAGGTTAATGACAGCTAACCAGATGGTAAAATAGTCATTGATAATACACCATATATAATGTCAGAGATCTCAGTGAAAAATGTAGAGaaattcagttttcattttgtgACAACTCAGTGTCATTGGCATATTGGTTTTAGTGGAATTTATTCCAAAGAAACTCATTTATTATTTAAGATCTAATTTAAATTAGTAATAACATCAGGCCAAAATAATTTGTATTAATGTAGATGAATAACAAAGATGCTTGAAACCATGAAATAGATAACATTAGATTTAAAAATGAGGTTTCAGAAATTATAATTATACTCTGATACTTGCttttttttacattgttaaaCTTCGCACCGAAAGTTCCTATTGGTTTCTAGTTACTCATTTCATACAGGCGTCTGATACACTAAACCTTCCTTCAGAATACTCagtgttcctcctcctcttccccaaacTCAGCGAGAATTGTTGGCATTTCTTTGGTGGGGTAAGGAACAAGAACTGTGTCTTTGCCTCTGCCTATTCCTGTGAAGCCCTTGAAAGGGAATTGCTCTGTCTTCATGTCTACAGCAGCTGAAGCATCTTCTCATGTGTAGGTGTGGAACAAATTTTTCTATAGAGGTCAGGAATCTTGAAAGTGAAAATCAAAAATGCAAAACCACTTACTCTGCACAGCAGCCTTCTCATCTCAGTCCCCCAGTGCCGACAGTTGcatcttgtttttttcttatacGATGCCGACGTTATTTGAAATCTGTAGAAGACACAAAAGATAGTCTTTTAGTTTCTGCCTCTTTTCATATAAAAGTACAGGTTGAGCTCATCTAATTTCCCATAGCCCTTAACAACATCTAATCTTTTCTAGGGACAGAGGATCGGATGCCTCCTGGAAGAATGATCAGGAACCACCTCCGGAAGTTAGTAGGAGCCTTTTATTTAATAATTCACAAagtagcacatgccttaatcATACACATTGCTAACTAATTCCAACTTATTTTCCTTGTAATTCTCATTTTTATCAACTTTGTTGATAGACAAACTTTATATTATATAAAGTTGAGTTTATTCTTAAGTTTAGTGAATGTGTGGTACCTGATGGCATTTTCTGTGATGCATTTAATAAGTTGACCTTTGGGGCTGGGGGTAGAGTCATGGCAACTGCCAACTCTTATTTCCTAATGCTTGTGACACAGTTACTCTTTTGAAACTCCATCTCttgattttatgttttgtgtcCATGTCTTAGTTTTGTCTCCTAAGGTGGGCTAATAATTTAAATCTGTCTAGAACTGTGTAATTCATTTTTGAATTACATGCAAATATGTCATGATTGTTTGGTTCCACTCCACGTGATGAACAGTTGGGTGTTCTAAAGATTTCAGTGTTGTAGCATTGATTTAATTGGAGATTTAATTTCTGAATACTTTTGGTATTTGAGTCAGGTTTATACCCACTTATGGAGATTTTATATACACAAATCACTTAGCTCAGGGCGTGGTCTGTCTTGGTATTGGTGTCTACCAAATGTTACCTAGTGATGTTGATATCTACTAAAATTCTGTGTTATGCTTAGAGCATCTTCATAATGAAATTGCATGTTTTAAAAGTGTTTGGTCATTTATTTGGGTCTTAAAATTGATCATGTTAAAACCTTGTTTTAGGCCTGAGGATTAAAGTtaataattttgctaatgttaagTTCTTGTGAAATCGGTTTGGTTTGATCTGATTGTTTTTATGGAAATAAATCCCACATGCTATAtgatttggggggaggggcagtggtGCTGAAAAATGTTCGGATTTAATGACATTTTATAGTTCAGGAGAATTCTCTAATTTTACACCATGGTAAAATGCTGGATGTACATAAAAGATCTAAAGAGTTCTAaaattctctttttgttgttttttattttttgtttttcgagacagggtttctctgtggctttggaggctgtcctggaactagctattatagaccaggctggtctcgaactcatagagatccacccgcctctctgtttcccaagtgctgggattaaaggtgtgtgctaccactgcctggcccagatTTCTAAATTTCTTAAATCTCATCTTTATCTACAATCCTAATGTATATGTGAAAAATTTATAGTTGATTTAAGTTTTCCATGAATGCAAAATTGATTATGTAtcagaaaaatgattttaagagATGATAGCAAAATTTACTCCAAGCAAACTTTAAAGCTGCTTCCAATGAATTTTTCTGTGTTCTGATTTTGTTGTAGGAAAGAGTAGCTTTGGTTTACTTCTATATATTCTGTTCTTTTGACTGTGTGTATATGATTCCTACTCCTTGTTCTGCTAACaggtcttccttttcttctttttccttaccCAGCCCCACACTCCCCTTAACACAAAGTCATAGTGTTTGTTGTATTGCTTGTTGTAAAGAATGAAATTTGAGATTATGACAAGATTAATGGACAAGGCGTGTGTCTGATTATGATCGATGGAATGATGTCTTTGACTTTGATTTTGGATCTGGTGATGGGTAAAAATAGCTTAGTCttcattactgtttttttttgacAGCTGGCATGATGATAAGTCTTAAATCTAAGCAGGAAGTTAGGTTTCTGGCCAGGGAACATGTATTCTTTATCTTAAGATTGCTGATTTTTggcattttaaagttatttatctGACGCTTTCAAGGAATTAAATagacaaattttttaaaaggaaaaatttggGTAGCCAATTTATTGTACTCATTAGGGCTTAAAAaccaatcaacaaacaaaaaaaaccacagttttttttctgttattactTTAGATATTAATGTACATATTAATAGGTAGCATTAAGTAGAAATGAGCAACCTTTTCTCAGTGTTAGTGGGTAAGGAGCAGTTTGAGCCTCACCTGCAAGTAAGTGCCTACTATTCCATCAGCAAACAAGTAACAGCTGAATTTCTACTTTTATCTGCAAGGCCTTGGATTTCAGtgatgatgaaaaagaaaaagaagctaaacaGAGGAAAAAATCTCAGATTCAAGGGCGAAAAAAGCTCAAATCTGAATTGAATGAATCAAGTGAGTATATTGTTTCTGTATAGTCATTTTTGGTCTTCTACAAATATGTaagcaaaaataacagaaaacacttgggttttctctctctctctcctcatgcCCCTCATGCTCCTCATGTTGGAAGCCTTACACGGCATGGGCTATGTTGAGAGCCTCAGGAATACTTGGGTTGTTTTAGCTCAATCTGAAGGTGTCTTCTAGGGTAATAAGCTGAGTCTGTTAGAGACAGCTGTGCTTACAGTGTGGTTTTCTAAGAAATAGATTTGCCGTTTGCCCATGTTTAGAATTTGGTAGTGTGACACCCAAATCACGCTGTTTATTTTGACTTTCCCTTTTataatctcttttctctttaaaaatcaaacttttgAGATAGTTGTAGATTCACATATATTTGTTATGTCCTTTACCCATGTAAAGCTTGCTGTGTCACAACTGGAATTATTACTGTGGTGATATCCTCAAGGCTTAATATTTCTGTGATCAGAACAGaatgtttcttcatttgctttcCAGTTGTGACTCTTTGCATCTTTTTTACCTCAGTTCATGAcaagcatctgtctgtctgtctatctttctctGTTCCCTGCTCCCCTTTGTCTGTCTTGTAATACTAGATAGAGATGAAGGTTATGGCCTTGCAAGTGCTCTGCCCCTGGGCAGCATTATCAGTGCAgttctccatttctttaatgtGATTGTTTCAGTAATGTTACGTAAGACAGAATCCTATAGTGTCTGACATAAGTGTTTAAAGTCACACATTTGCTGCTGATCACACTTGCTTGGAAATTCATCCAAGTTTGTAGATGTATAGATTGTTCTTTTCTTTACAGAGTCCTGTCCCATGGGGTAAATTAGATTATATATTGTTCCATTAAGGGACATCTggcttatttcctttttttgtcagGAATAAGTCTTCTTTAATATGTTAGTACAggttttctaaaataaagttttatttctgtggGACAAATGCTAAGCAGGAGTATAGCCTTCTTTCTCAGTCTTGAGTGTAGGTGGGGATGGTACTTCAGGGGTTTGGGGTGTTTGGATGCATTTATTGGTAAATATATTCTGTCTTGCAGCCTTTCCTAATCCTTAAGCCTTAAGTTGGgcctttttaattcatttaaaattgagTCATCTGTCATGTTAGTAACTTAAGGAATAGAAATCATTTTTAACAATGATCTTAATATAGTAAACCAAATTTTAATTTTGCCTTTATGTGTTTCTGCTTTCAAAGGTGAGGATTGTGGTGAAGTGCATCAGAATTGGAATGCTTATCGATCTTCTTCCGAATATTCAAAAGGATATCACAACAGAGAATTCACAAGAGGCTTTCCCAGGGGCAGATATTCCCGAGGAAGCCACAGTAGGCCTTCACCTCAGGAGTTGTATAACTCAAATCATATGACATCTCAAGAGACTTTGGGATTTCCACCTCAGAGACAAGATAATCCTGTCATGCCCCATTATCCCTTTCCCCCTCCTATGTTTGATATGCATAACTTTtcactccctcccccacccccacccccacccccacctgtaAGCATGGGATGGGCTGCACCTAACATGGCTGCACATCACTTGCTTAATTTACCATATTCTCTGcccccaccacctcctccaccaccccctccccctccctctcctggaGAGAGTAATTCTCATTTTGGACCTTACTATTAGGTATAtacttttatttcagaaaaacatGGACTGTTAAGATTATATGttaaagtcctttttttttttttttttaaaggaaaatctaTTATGgagctagattttttttaaaaaaatgtaaaataataaatgactcGGTTGAATgttcatatgtattttaaataactcAGTTGAGTTGTAAGTTCATATATATTTGTAACTTGTGTGAAATGGTGTTCATAGGAACAGTTAATCTCATTCTTGGAGAAAAATccaatttatataatatttaagtaaaatgttGAATAATGTCCTCTACTCTCCCCATCCAGTAAGCAACATGCATAGTTATGGAGGATGTTTTGTCACGGCTATTAAATATGCCTCTATAATATACTGAACACTGATTGTCTTTTTAGTATAGCCTTAAAGTAAGATGTTGAAGTCCTACTAagtgtctttaaaataaagtatttttataaacttGACACTTGGGAGTGATTATGAGTGCAAGAATTCCTTAAATTTAATTTCCTTAAGCAAGTTTGGAGGAGGAAGACACTATGGGCAGAAGCCAGGTTAGTGTGAACTTTGCATTGACAAACACATTGTCTAGGTCTTTATTACTTACTCATATGTAGAATGCTTTACTGGTGAATTACTGGGACATtaaggtgtgtgtgggtgtatgtatgtcttctgtgtctgttcCTAGGCTCTGCAGTATCTGCATAGGTGACATGGCTAATAAATGCATAGTGAATGACCAAATGAATTTGGagtttttaaatgttgttttccAGCATTGGTATAAATTCGAAGAATAATCAAGGAATTTGGGATCTTGACTAGGTCTTCAGCAAAGTCTCTCCACTCTCATTTATTAACTGAGAAGCCTGTGTGCTCAGTAGAGGCACTGATTTAACTGAGGCCACTTAGCTGTTACAGTGACAGAGTTTGAATCcaggtttttcttcttcctcctcagtaCTTTCTGCTCATTGGGTGCTTCCTAATCTTCCATTCCCTGACATTCTTACAGTACTGTGTGTGTACAGCACATGGAGAATTTGGAGATCACTTGTTCCAAGCGTGTCACTGCTGTTTGCATGGAGGTCCCACTATACTCCCTACAGACTGAGGCAACTGCAGCCTTTGTGGTAGACAGCGACAGAACTCTACCTCGGCATGTAACCACTTCTTCGTCTGCGGGAAAGTGTGCATGTCAACTTTATCATGTGGGGGTTCTTCATTATTCTCTGAAGATTTCTCTTTAAGAGTCATCCTTAGAGTTAGTAGTAGGTTTCTG from Cricetulus griseus strain 17A/GY chromosome 1 unlocalized genomic scaffold, alternate assembly CriGri-PICRH-1.0 chr1_0, whole genome shotgun sequence includes the following:
- the Naf1 gene encoding LOW QUALITY PROTEIN: H/ACA ribonucleoprotein complex non-core subunit NAF1 isoform X2 (The sequence of the model RefSeq protein was modified relative to this genomic sequence to represent the inferred CDS: inserted 1 base in 1 codon), which gives rise to MEVVEAAEQLETLQFGSSSQGPAASEERGDAKQAERGLPAGEQPPARAPTPXADAGGSPPQPDRPPPSEACVTGPDAAEPPPALQASDSSDSDSDSDSETDSDSSSSSSSSSSSSSSCVSLPPVLSDGEEDVQVEKDNKNFPLKTKDELLLNELPSVEELTVTLPEDIELKPLGKVSSIIEQLVIIESLTNIPPVNEDTVIFKSDRQAAGKIFEIFGPVAHPFYVLRFNSSDHIESKGIKIKDIMYFAPSMKDFTQYIFTEKLKQDRGSDASWKNDQEPPPEALDFSDDEKEKEAKQRKKSQIQGRKKLKSELNESSEDCGEVHQNWNAYRSSSEYSKGYHNREFTRGFPRGRYSRGSHSRPSPQELYNSNHMTSQETLGFPPQRQDNPVMPHYPFPPPMFDMHNFSLPPPPPPPPPPVSMGWAAPNMAAHHLLNLPYSLPPPPPPPPPPPPSPGESNSHFGPYY